In Halovivax gelatinilyticus, the following are encoded in one genomic region:
- a CDS encoding glycerate kinase type-2 family protein: MFDDRDRHARTPAREVALSCLQAGIEAAQPAALVAETVDVDGDVLRIADRSYNLGAFDRVILLGGGKAADGLARALLAELDTTSDDGIVVTTEPARSPEGSGTHSDRTNVAPSDVDVRYGDHPVPTERNVEATERLLRLADSAGSGTLVLFVVTGGASALLAAPAPGLSLADVRRTTSVLLESGATIDELNAVRKHCSAIKGGRLTGRASPATVLTLAISDVVGDDPSVVGSGPTVPDPTTYDDSLDVIDRYGETEAIPEPVVDHLRDGVAGRIDETPAADELTNEGGGWHTLGSGRTAIEAARAVAREDGFDSLVLSSQIEGEACDVGRVHAAIGLECLERGDPVEPPAVILSGGEVTVTVTGTGTGGPNQELALAAAVELAEATGERASDEMATGGEVVLASVDTDGVDGPTDAAGAIVDTATVAGDRGGARDALAATDAGTYLHRRGGLLRTGETGTNVNDIRAVVVTERSGRSA, from the coding sequence ATGTTCGACGATCGAGATCGACACGCGAGGACGCCCGCCCGCGAGGTCGCCCTCTCGTGTCTCCAAGCGGGGATCGAAGCCGCCCAACCCGCGGCCCTCGTCGCGGAGACGGTCGACGTCGACGGTGACGTGCTCCGGATCGCCGACCGTTCGTACAACCTCGGCGCGTTCGACCGCGTAATCCTCCTCGGCGGCGGAAAGGCGGCGGACGGATTGGCTCGAGCGTTGCTGGCCGAACTCGACACGACGAGCGACGATGGAATCGTCGTGACTACCGAGCCAGCCCGTTCGCCCGAGGGAAGTGGGACACATTCCGATCGAACGAACGTCGCTCCCTCCGACGTCGATGTCCGATACGGCGACCACCCCGTTCCGACCGAGCGGAACGTCGAGGCGACCGAGCGCCTGCTTCGGCTGGCCGATTCGGCCGGATCGGGGACGCTGGTGCTCTTCGTCGTTACCGGCGGGGCGAGCGCGCTTCTCGCCGCGCCGGCGCCCGGCCTCTCGCTAGCCGACGTTCGCCGGACGACGAGCGTGCTGCTCGAATCGGGCGCGACGATCGACGAACTCAACGCGGTCAGAAAGCACTGTTCGGCGATCAAGGGCGGCCGACTCACCGGGCGAGCGTCGCCGGCGACCGTCCTCACGCTCGCGATCAGCGACGTCGTCGGCGACGACCCGTCAGTCGTCGGGAGCGGGCCGACCGTCCCCGACCCCACGACGTACGACGACTCGCTCGACGTGATCGACCGGTACGGGGAAACCGAGGCGATCCCGGAACCCGTCGTCGATCACCTGCGCGACGGCGTCGCCGGACGGATTGACGAGACGCCCGCGGCGGACGAGCTGACGAATGAGGGCGGCGGTTGGCACACGCTGGGTTCCGGTCGGACCGCGATCGAGGCGGCCCGCGCGGTCGCGCGCGAGGACGGATTCGATTCACTCGTCCTCTCGAGTCAAATCGAAGGCGAGGCGTGCGACGTCGGTCGCGTTCACGCCGCCATCGGCCTGGAGTGTCTCGAACGCGGCGACCCCGTCGAACCACCCGCGGTAATCCTCTCCGGCGGCGAGGTGACGGTCACCGTGACCGGCACGGGGACGGGCGGACCCAATCAAGAGTTGGCGCTCGCCGCCGCGGTCGAGCTGGCCGAAGCAACCGGGGAGCGTGCGTCCGACGAGATGGCGACGGGCGGAGAGGTCGTCCTCGCGAGCGTCGACACCGACGGCGTCGACGGGCCGACAGACGCGGCGGGTGCGATCGTCGATACGGCGACCGTAGCCGGTGATCGCGGCGGTGCCCGCGACGCCCTCGCGGCAACCGACGCGGGGACGTATCTCCATCGGCGCGGTGGGCTGCTCCGGACCGGCGAGACGGGCACGAACGTGAACGACATCCGCGCGGTCGTGGTGACCGAGCGCTCCGGCCGGTCAGCGTGA
- a CDS encoding DUF5788 family protein: protein MQPYERAQLLERIDRDGATVGADIPERIEVQGEEIDLREFVFEIKRRETVPPGERERVEQAKRNLRRERRERVDLIEDGEVDFAEGEDLAQAIIGIDRALNALESLGPTDLERAQQAQDVADKKRWMSFLKKALGRTDDASSRRGR, encoded by the coding sequence GTGCAACCATACGAGCGCGCCCAGCTGCTCGAACGCATCGACCGCGACGGGGCGACGGTCGGGGCGGACATCCCGGAGCGCATCGAGGTCCAGGGCGAGGAGATCGACCTCCGGGAGTTCGTCTTCGAGATCAAGCGCAGAGAGACCGTCCCGCCGGGCGAGCGCGAGCGGGTCGAACAGGCGAAACGAAACCTCAGGCGCGAGCGCCGCGAACGCGTGGACCTGATCGAGGACGGCGAAGTTGACTTCGCCGAGGGCGAGGACCTCGCCCAGGCGATCATCGGCATCGACCGGGCGCTGAACGCCCTGGAGAGTCTGGGTCCGACCGACCTCGAACGAGCGCAACAGGCCCAGGACGTCGCCGATAAAAAGCGCTGGATGTCGTTCCTGAAGAAGGCGCTCGGCCGGACGGACGACGCGTCGTCGAGGCGCGGTCGCTGA
- a CDS encoding DUF7565 family protein, with protein MVWECGIGECGACFDEVEAAIAHQATEHERRECKVCGTVVPDGYLAIYHAFSEHSRAEYVRAYGADSNAVRRRESIVEDVTAVVDQDELARLLDR; from the coding sequence ATGGTCTGGGAGTGCGGGATCGGTGAGTGCGGGGCGTGCTTCGACGAGGTCGAAGCCGCGATCGCCCACCAGGCGACCGAGCACGAACGACGCGAGTGTAAGGTCTGTGGAACCGTCGTACCCGACGGCTACCTGGCGATCTACCACGCGTTCTCCGAACACAGTCGCGCCGAGTACGTCCGCGCGTACGGCGCCGACTCGAACGCCGTCAGACGACGGGAGTCGATCGTTGAGGACGTCACGGCAGTCGTCGATCAGGACGAACTCGCCAGGCTGCTCGATCGATGA
- a CDS encoding SDR family oxidoreductase, which translates to MTGDAAAADHGTEADSGADGDAETDGGTAHMARQDRDGAHGTPDENLTRKKSVLITGCSSGIGRATALAFLDEDWRVFATARNLEDVTDLAEAGCETLALDVTDPGQVASAVEYVVDESGAIDCVVNNAGYAQLGPLEDVSTAELERQFDTNVFGPQRLTRAALPHMRAQGTGRIINVSSIIGRVSIAGMGAYAGSKHALEAMSDALRTEVEPFDVDVVVVEPGAVETTFPDRVDEELPDERTPDYDDLYAIIEDTKLVGGSGPLALDPSEVAAAIVHAATCADPPARYPVGPVAQYGSYARFLPDQVRDALFGVVRKFV; encoded by the coding sequence ATGACAGGCGATGCGGCCGCCGCGGACCACGGCACAGAGGCCGACTCTGGCGCCGACGGGGACGCAGAAACCGACGGAGGAACCGCACACATGGCACGTCAGGACCGTGACGGAGCGCACGGTACGCCGGACGAGAACCTCACGCGAAAGAAGAGCGTCCTGATCACCGGCTGCTCGTCCGGGATCGGTCGGGCGACGGCGCTCGCGTTCCTCGACGAAGACTGGCGGGTGTTCGCCACCGCGCGCAACCTAGAGGACGTGACCGACCTGGCCGAAGCGGGCTGTGAAACGCTCGCGCTCGACGTCACGGACCCGGGGCAGGTCGCAAGCGCCGTCGAGTACGTCGTAGACGAGTCGGGAGCGATCGACTGCGTCGTCAACAACGCCGGTTACGCCCAGCTGGGGCCGCTCGAAGACGTCTCGACGGCCGAACTGGAGCGCCAGTTCGACACCAACGTCTTCGGCCCACAGCGGCTCACCCGGGCCGCCCTGCCCCACATGCGCGCGCAGGGAACGGGACGGATCATTAACGTCTCGAGCATCATCGGTCGCGTCTCCATCGCGGGGATGGGCGCCTACGCCGGATCGAAGCACGCGCTGGAGGCGATGAGCGACGCGCTCCGAACGGAGGTCGAGCCGTTCGACGTCGACGTCGTGGTCGTCGAACCCGGCGCGGTCGAGACGACGTTCCCCGACCGCGTCGACGAGGAACTCCCCGACGAGCGGACCCCCGATTACGACGACCTCTACGCGATCATCGAGGACACGAAGCTCGTCGGCGGCAGCGGACCGCTGGCGCTCGACCCGTCTGAGGTCGCGGCGGCGATCGTTCACGCCGCGACCTGCGCCGATCCGCCGGCGCGCTATCCCGTCGGACCCGTCGCCCAGTACGGCTCCTACGCCAGATTCCTTCCGGATCAGGTTCGCGACGCGCTGTTCGGCGTCGTTCGAAAATTCGTCTGA
- a CDS encoding endonuclease V: protein MTPDPRPDLAPDSSLSREEMEALQREIARSAVFADDFGFDPTTLDAPRDPVDPTSVESAQTTFADDETPLVAGVDQSFLIEQDRAVSAIVVVQPTGSSWSVVERVHAVTPLEIPYIPGLLSFREGGPILAAVEQLTVEPDVYLFDGSGRIHFRQAGIATHIGVVLDRPSVGVAKSLLCGEPVAPTEGLAAGERVAIEANERVDAPDGTTIGYAVQTKQYDSSNRHVNPLYVSPGHRVCAETAADLVLGLSAGYKLPKPTRLADAHADEVKGEYV from the coding sequence ATGACGCCCGATCCCCGTCCGGACCTCGCACCCGACTCGTCCCTCTCGCGCGAGGAGATGGAAGCGCTTCAGCGCGAGATCGCCCGGAGCGCCGTCTTCGCGGACGATTTCGGATTCGATCCGACGACGCTCGACGCCCCGCGGGATCCGGTGGACCCGACCAGCGTCGAATCGGCGCAGACGACGTTCGCGGACGACGAGACGCCGCTGGTCGCCGGCGTCGACCAGTCGTTCCTGATAGAGCAGGACCGCGCCGTGAGCGCCATCGTCGTCGTGCAGCCGACAGGATCGTCGTGGTCCGTCGTCGAACGCGTTCACGCCGTCACGCCGCTCGAGATACCGTACATTCCCGGCCTGCTCTCGTTTCGCGAGGGTGGGCCGATCCTGGCGGCCGTCGAGCAGCTGACGGTAGAGCCCGACGTCTACCTGTTCGACGGCAGCGGTCGCATCCACTTCCGGCAGGCGGGGATCGCGACCCACATCGGGGTCGTCCTCGACCGGCCGAGCGTCGGCGTCGCCAAGAGCCTCCTCTGTGGCGAGCCGGTCGCCCCGACCGAGGGACTCGCGGCCGGCGAGCGCGTGGCAATCGAAGCGAACGAGCGCGTCGACGCCCCCGACGGAACCACGATCGGCTACGCGGTCCAGACCAAACAGTACGACTCGTCGAACAGACACGTCAATCCGCTCTACGTCAGTCCCGGCCACCGGGTGTGCGCGGAGACGGCGGCCGATCTCGTGCTCGGTCTGTCGGCCGGCTACAAGCTTCCCAAGCCGACCCGTCTCGCAGACGCCCACGCGGACGAGGTGAAAGGGGAGTACGTGTGA
- a CDS encoding ArsA family ATPase — MSGLDVGPADEDEAADYEIEVTPTESVDDGIDVETSDDASRIDVDVSGPDEPVDGPSYVLYGGKGGVGKTTMAAATALDSARDGRSTLVVSTDPAHSLSDALETDVPSSPERLREDVPLYGVEIDPEAAMEAGETPFTAGGGFESGTDATGSDGTGPFAGGEEGPFAGGEEGPFAGGESNPFAEGGEGPFGEDGLGGIATAMGGENPMEGLLGGTMPGADEAAAVQLLLEYLDDDRFDRVVVDTAPTGHTLRLLELPELLDSMVGRMLTIRQRIGSMFEGLKGLFGAGTEAEDAFDVDDLRELSDRIERLRAALRDPDRTDFRIVMVPEEMSVMESERLREQLQSSGIPVGTLVVNRVMEPLAAVTDAVDGAFLSPNLDDCAFCQRRWDVQQNALGAAQDLFRGTDVKRVPLFADEVRGEEMLGVVAACLR; from the coding sequence ATGAGCGGACTCGACGTCGGACCGGCCGACGAGGACGAAGCGGCCGACTACGAGATCGAGGTGACGCCGACCGAGTCGGTCGACGACGGAATCGACGTCGAGACGTCGGACGACGCCAGCCGGATCGACGTCGACGTCTCCGGCCCTGACGAGCCGGTTGACGGCCCGTCGTACGTTCTCTACGGCGGAAAGGGCGGCGTCGGTAAGACGACGATGGCGGCCGCGACGGCGCTCGACAGCGCCCGCGACGGCCGCAGCACGCTCGTCGTCTCCACCGACCCGGCTCACTCGCTCTCGGATGCCCTGGAGACGGATGTCCCGTCCAGCCCGGAACGGTTGCGCGAGGACGTTCCACTTTATGGCGTCGAGATCGACCCGGAGGCCGCAATGGAAGCCGGCGAGACGCCGTTTACCGCTGGCGGTGGGTTCGAGTCGGGAACCGACGCGACCGGCAGCGACGGTACCGGCCCGTTCGCTGGCGGCGAGGAGGGCCCGTTCGCTGGCGGCGAGGAGGGCCCGTTCGCCGGCGGTGAGTCGAACCCGTTTGCCGAGGGTGGTGAGGGGCCGTTCGGCGAGGACGGACTCGGTGGCATCGCGACGGCGATGGGCGGCGAAAATCCGATGGAGGGCCTGCTCGGCGGGACGATGCCCGGCGCGGACGAGGCGGCGGCCGTCCAGCTCTTACTCGAGTATCTGGACGACGATCGGTTCGACCGCGTCGTGGTGGACACCGCACCAACGGGCCACACGCTCCGGCTGCTCGAACTGCCCGAACTGCTCGACTCGATGGTCGGACGTATGCTGACCATCCGTCAACGAATCGGGAGCATGTTCGAGGGACTCAAGGGACTGTTCGGGGCGGGGACCGAGGCCGAAGACGCCTTCGACGTCGACGACCTGCGTGAGTTGAGCGATCGCATCGAGCGACTCAGGGCGGCCTTGCGAGATCCCGACCGGACGGACTTTCGCATCGTGATGGTCCCCGAGGAAATGAGCGTGATGGAGTCCGAGCGATTGCGCGAGCAACTGCAGTCGTCGGGGATTCCAGTCGGAACGCTGGTCGTCAACCGCGTGATGGAGCCGCTCGCGGCCGTCACCGACGCAGTAGACGGTGCGTTTCTCAGCCCGAATCTCGACGACTGTGCCTTCTGCCAGCGCCGATGGGACGTCCAGCAGAACGCCCTCGGCGCGGCCCAGGACCTCTTCCGAGGAACGGACGTAAAGCGCGTCCCGCTCTTCGCCGACGAGGTTCGCGGCGAGGAGATGCTCGGCGTCGTCGCCGCGTGTCTGCGGTAG
- a CDS encoding DUF7342 family protein: protein MDEWTEVTTARERVETIATTLSQPRTANWVAEQAEVKWDTAKKYLDELVDGGELLVTDSGAYVPDPTRAYFDQLRELILTNDRESLRGELEAIAERIEGWKEEYSVESRSQLEQTLAEDLGPAEIRDRRRVLRRWETSVRTRDRITGALAIYDDVAALANDVPGSKTIGTTG from the coding sequence ATGGACGAGTGGACCGAGGTGACGACTGCCCGAGAGCGGGTGGAGACGATCGCTACCACGCTGTCACAGCCGCGAACGGCGAACTGGGTCGCCGAACAGGCTGAGGTGAAGTGGGATACGGCGAAGAAGTATCTCGACGAACTCGTCGACGGCGGTGAGCTCCTCGTAACCGATTCAGGCGCGTACGTTCCCGACCCGACGCGGGCGTACTTCGATCAGCTTCGGGAACTCATCCTGACGAACGATCGGGAATCGCTCCGCGGCGAACTCGAAGCGATCGCTGAACGAATCGAGGGGTGGAAAGAAGAGTACAGTGTCGAATCCCGATCCCAACTGGAACAGACGCTCGCCGAAGACCTCGGTCCAGCGGAGATTCGGGACCGACGACGCGTCCTCCGACGGTGGGAGACGAGCGTCCGGACCAGAGACCGTATCACCGGTGCCCTCGCGATTTACGACGACGTCGCCGCCCTCGCGAACGACGTTCCCGGTTCGAAGACGATCGGAACGACGGGGTGA
- a CDS encoding rhomboid family intramembrane serine protease has protein sequence MAKCDVCGAAVSMPYNCRHCGGTHCSQHRLPENHSCSGLHQWNDPKGVFDSGFDSSADNAETSSTDRILAKLPIDTGPGGPLAYFRGNVTYTILLFMWVTFLLQQVASLGLAPRGSLEMYPSAYETYRSIFVLTPQNPEYAWTWVTSIFAHGGLIHIAFNSIVIFFFGPLLARYLRDRQFWALFLGAGILAGLAQIMIQISEGGYGLLGGGVVGASGGALAILGVITVLHPQLRVYFMFFIPMPLWILTVGFAAISLLLVGGGGAGAGGIAHAAHLVGLVVGFAVGEYIKRTQNVRGPNQFQLGPGGPGGPGGGRGPF, from the coding sequence ATGGCGAAGTGTGACGTGTGTGGGGCGGCGGTAAGCATGCCGTACAACTGCAGACACTGCGGTGGGACCCACTGCTCGCAACACCGCTTGCCGGAGAATCACAGCTGCTCCGGGTTGCACCAGTGGAACGACCCGAAAGGCGTCTTCGACAGCGGGTTCGACTCGTCGGCTGACAACGCGGAGACGTCGAGTACGGACCGAATTCTCGCGAAGCTGCCGATCGACACGGGCCCGGGCGGACCGCTCGCCTACTTCCGTGGTAACGTTACCTACACCATCTTGCTCTTCATGTGGGTTACGTTCCTCTTACAGCAGGTCGCCTCGCTCGGACTGGCGCCGAGAGGGTCGCTGGAAATGTACCCCAGCGCCTACGAGACCTATCGATCGATCTTCGTGCTCACCCCACAGAATCCAGAGTACGCCTGGACGTGGGTGACGTCCATCTTCGCGCACGGAGGACTCATTCACATCGCGTTCAACAGCATTGTGATATTCTTCTTCGGGCCGCTACTGGCCAGATATCTTCGGGATCGGCAGTTCTGGGCGCTCTTTCTCGGGGCCGGGATACTGGCCGGCCTCGCACAGATAATGATCCAGATCAGCGAAGGTGGCTACGGCCTTCTGGGCGGTGGCGTCGTCGGAGCCTCCGGTGGCGCGCTCGCGATTCTGGGCGTCATTACGGTACTCCACCCGCAACTGCGCGTCTACTTCATGTTCTTCATCCCGATGCCGCTGTGGATCCTGACCGTCGGTTTCGCGGCCATCAGTCTGTTGCTGGTCGGCGGCGGGGGTGCCGGTGCCGGCGGAATCGCCCACGCAGCCCACCTCGTCGGGCTGGTCGTCGGGTTCGCCGTCGGCGAGTACATCAAGCGAACCCAGAACGTCCGCGGGCCGAACCAGTTCCAGCTCGGTCCCGGTGGACCGGGCGGCCCCGGTGGCGGTCGCGGCCCGTTCTAA
- a CDS encoding PHP-associated domain-containing protein, whose amino-acid sequence MSDEYRVDLHVKVLDERVVSRAKRVGLDALVYAPHFTPLPEIEATAERYADDELAIIPGREIFTGSWGDRQHVLALDLDEPIPDYISLAGAMDECTRQDAIVLVPHPTFATVSLGEAEIRAYRDVIDAIEVFNPKHLPIHNRRAQRLATEIPMPSFTSSYAHLRRTIGAAATVFDGVASTADLFEALRSGAPRTVDHNSGRAMVGTTAIELAHLGWENTWEKFERVVLSGTEPTHPTNSRYERRFDDVSVY is encoded by the coding sequence GTGTCCGACGAGTATCGCGTCGATCTTCACGTGAAGGTGCTAGACGAGCGGGTCGTCTCGCGAGCCAAGCGCGTCGGACTCGATGCACTCGTCTACGCGCCCCACTTTACTCCCTTGCCCGAAATCGAAGCGACGGCCGAACGCTACGCCGACGACGAACTCGCCATCATTCCGGGCCGGGAGATTTTCACCGGTTCGTGGGGCGATCGCCAGCACGTTCTGGCGCTCGATCTAGACGAGCCGATCCCCGATTACATCTCGCTGGCGGGCGCGATGGACGAGTGTACGCGTCAGGATGCCATCGTTCTCGTACCCCATCCGACGTTCGCGACGGTCAGCCTGGGCGAAGCGGAAATACGGGCCTATCGGGACGTAATCGACGCGATCGAAGTGTTCAATCCAAAGCATCTTCCGATACACAACCGGCGAGCCCAGCGGCTGGCCACAGAGATACCGATGCCGTCGTTCACTTCTTCGTACGCCCACCTCCGGCGAACGATCGGTGCGGCGGCGACCGTCTTCGACGGCGTGGCGTCGACGGCGGACCTCTTCGAGGCGCTTCGGTCTGGTGCACCGAGGACCGTAGATCACAACTCCGGACGCGCGATGGTCGGAACGACTGCGATCGAACTCGCCCACCTCGGCTGGGAGAACACGTGGGAGAAGTTCGAGCGAGTCGTTCTCTCCGGGACGGAACCCACTCACCCGACGAATTCGCGATACGAGCGTCGGTTCGACGACGTTAGCGTCTACTGA
- a CDS encoding transcription elongation factor Spt5, with protein sequence MGIFAVKTTASQEQTVADMIINREEPEIHAALAPDSLTSYVMVEADDDNILELVLEDIPHARSIVPGNSDISEVEHFLSPKPDVEGIAEGDIVELIAGPFKGEKAQVQRIDEGKDQVTVELYEATVPIPVTVRGDQIRVLDSDER encoded by the coding sequence AGGAGCAAACCGTCGCCGACATGATCATCAACCGGGAGGAACCGGAAATCCACGCGGCGCTCGCGCCCGACTCGCTCACCTCCTACGTGATGGTCGAAGCTGACGACGACAACATCCTCGAACTCGTGTTAGAGGATATTCCACACGCCAGAAGCATCGTCCCCGGAAACTCGGATATCTCCGAAGTCGAACACTTCCTCTCGCCGAAACCAGATGTCGAAGGGATCGCCGAAGGGGACATCGTCGAACTCATCGCCGGCCCGTTCAAAGGCGAGAAGGCCCAGGTTCAGCGGATCGACGAAGGCAAAGACCAGGTAACGGTCGAACTCTACGAAGCGACCGTCCCGATCCCGGTCACGGTGCGCGGAGACCAGATCCGGGTGCTCGACAGTGACGAACGATAG
- the polX gene encoding DNA polymerase/3'-5' exonuclease PolX has translation MTTNAELAARFEEFADLLEADDVEYKPRAYRRAAENILAHPVPLAEAVRTGNEDEIDEIEGVGDAIASKIIEYVETGEIEELEELREELPVDIADLTRVEGVGPKTVGSLYRELGIETLDDLEAAAEAGEIREVKGFGPKTEQNILDNVEFARTVGQRHLLGEARPLADDVLTFLEAVEAVSQCEVAGSIRRWRETIGDVDVLAATADPEAVVEAFLAWESVDDEIESGPAKASVRVGEVRVDLRVVDPDEFGSALQYFTGSRDHNVRLRNYAIERGLKLNEYGAFDVSDLAVSEDDDPTHVGGGPRAGERVAGETEAEMYAALDLPWIPPELREDRGEIAAAEAGELPELVSHADIRGDLHTHTEWSDGTNTIEQMVTAAEERGYDYYAIADHAEGPGVVGGMGLSDDEILAQIEEIRAVDESSDVRVFAGIEANVDAEGEIGLDDAVIDALDLIVASPHSALDQDPETAGERLIRAIENPAVDVLGHPSGRLLNEREGLALDAGALGEAAAEHGTALEVNANPRRLDLWGSAVQAAIDEGATIAINTDAHRTATLEYVRWGVHTARRGWAEPADVLNAWPIADVESFLH, from the coding sequence ATGACGACGAACGCCGAACTGGCTGCGCGCTTCGAGGAGTTCGCCGACCTGCTCGAAGCGGACGACGTCGAGTACAAGCCGCGCGCCTACCGCCGCGCCGCCGAGAACATCCTGGCCCATCCCGTCCCCCTCGCCGAAGCCGTCCGGACGGGCAACGAAGACGAGATCGACGAGATCGAAGGCGTCGGCGACGCCATCGCCTCGAAAATAATCGAGTACGTCGAGACCGGCGAGATCGAAGAGCTGGAGGAGCTTCGCGAGGAACTGCCAGTCGACATCGCCGACCTCACCCGCGTCGAAGGCGTCGGCCCGAAGACCGTCGGATCGCTCTATCGCGAACTCGGCATCGAGACGCTAGACGACCTCGAAGCGGCGGCCGAGGCTGGTGAGATCCGCGAGGTGAAGGGATTCGGCCCGAAGACCGAGCAGAACATCCTCGACAACGTCGAGTTCGCTCGTACCGTCGGCCAGCGCCACCTCCTCGGTGAGGCCCGACCGCTCGCGGACGACGTTCTCACCTTCCTCGAAGCGGTCGAGGCCGTCTCCCAGTGTGAGGTCGCCGGCTCGATCCGTCGCTGGCGCGAGACGATCGGCGACGTCGACGTGCTCGCCGCGACTGCCGATCCCGAGGCGGTCGTCGAGGCCTTCCTCGCGTGGGAGTCGGTCGACGACGAGATCGAATCCGGCCCCGCGAAGGCCAGCGTGCGCGTCGGCGAGGTGCGCGTCGACCTGCGCGTCGTCGATCCCGACGAGTTCGGATCCGCCCTGCAGTACTTCACCGGCAGCCGCGACCACAACGTCAGGTTGCGCAACTACGCGATCGAGCGCGGACTGAAGCTAAACGAGTACGGGGCGTTCGACGTCTCGGATCTCGCGGTGTCCGAAGACGACGATCCGACCCACGTCGGCGGCGGACCGCGGGCGGGCGAGCGCGTCGCCGGCGAGACCGAAGCGGAGATGTACGCGGCGCTCGACCTACCGTGGATTCCGCCGGAACTGCGAGAAGATCGCGGCGAGATCGCCGCCGCTGAGGCGGGCGAACTCCCCGAACTCGTGAGCCACGCCGATATCAGGGGAGACCTCCACACGCACACCGAGTGGTCCGACGGCACTAACACGATCGAGCAGATGGTGACCGCGGCCGAAGAGCGCGGCTACGACTACTACGCGATCGCCGATCACGCGGAGGGGCCGGGCGTCGTGGGCGGGATGGGACTTTCAGACGACGAAATCCTGGCCCAGATCGAAGAAATTCGTGCGGTCGACGAGTCGTCCGACGTTCGGGTCTTCGCCGGTATCGAGGCCAACGTCGATGCAGAAGGGGAGATCGGTCTCGACGACGCGGTGATCGACGCCCTCGATCTGATCGTCGCCTCGCCCCACAGCGCGCTCGATCAGGATCCGGAGACGGCGGGCGAGCGGTTGATTCGGGCGATCGAAAACCCGGCGGTCGACGTGCTCGGCCACCCAAGCGGTCGATTGTTGAACGAGCGCGAGGGGCTCGCCCTCGACGCGGGTGCACTCGGCGAGGCGGCGGCCGAACACGGGACGGCCCTCGAGGTGAACGCAAACCCGAGACGGCTCGATCTCTGGGGAAGCGCCGTCCAGGCGGCGATCGACGAGGGTGCGACCATCGCGATCAACACCGACGCTCACCGGACGGCGACGCTCGAGTACGTTCGCTGGGGCGTCCACACCGCTCGACGTGGGTGGGCCGAACCCGCGGACGTGCTAAACGCCTGGCCGATAGCGGACGTAGAATCGTTCCTCCACTGA